Proteins from a single region of Corynebacterium casei LMG S-19264:
- a CDS encoding TatD family hydrolase translates to MSKKKPRPIPVPAEGITGVIDAHTHLTSCKDDIPALMERAVAAGVERVCTVGDGLEEAALALDAAQSDKRIFAACAIHPTKAHTLDDEAKERLSAMAADPRCVAVGETGLDTYWIEHSPEDTAPLDVQEAALRWHADLAAHVNKTLMIHNREADADLMRVLAECAQAPDIMLHCFSSPLEVAKDALERGYVLSFAGNVTFKRNEELRQAAALASADQILIETDAPYMTPEPFRGARNEPLLIGHTYRCVAEARNQSVEELAEQVRANFDRLLTPKV, encoded by the coding sequence ATGTCTAAGAAGAAGCCTCGTCCCATTCCCGTTCCAGCTGAAGGCATCACCGGAGTTATTGATGCCCACACCCACTTAACCTCCTGCAAAGATGATATCCCGGCGCTGATGGAACGCGCCGTGGCCGCAGGTGTGGAGCGCGTGTGCACCGTTGGTGACGGTTTAGAAGAGGCGGCTTTAGCCCTGGACGCAGCACAGTCCGATAAGCGTATCTTCGCCGCCTGTGCGATTCACCCCACCAAGGCGCACACGCTGGATGATGAGGCGAAAGAGCGCTTGAGCGCGATGGCAGCGGATCCGCGCTGCGTGGCAGTCGGGGAGACCGGACTGGATACGTACTGGATTGAGCATTCGCCGGAAGACACTGCACCGCTGGATGTGCAAGAAGCAGCTTTACGATGGCACGCGGATCTCGCCGCGCACGTCAACAAGACACTGATGATCCACAACCGCGAAGCAGACGCCGACTTGATGCGCGTGCTAGCAGAGTGCGCACAAGCACCGGATATTATGCTGCACTGTTTCTCCTCGCCACTAGAGGTTGCCAAAGATGCCCTGGAGCGCGGTTATGTCCTGTCCTTCGCCGGCAACGTGACTTTCAAACGCAATGAGGAACTGCGCCAGGCAGCAGCCCTTGCCTCAGCGGATCAGATCCTCATTGAAACGGATGCTCCTTATATGACCCCGGAACCATTCCGCGGTGCGCGCAATGAGCCCTTGCTGATTGGCCACACCTACCGCTGCGTTGCTGAAGCGCGCAACCAATCGGTGGAGGAGCTGGCTGAGCAAGTACGCGCGAACTTCGACCGCCT
- a CDS encoding MFS transporter: MSKAVKVGFGLAVFAVAITAINLRAGVSSLAPVIGQVAESFGVSSSTAGILTSLPGFCFAIMGWLAVPIARRLGLSPTLVAGSVALLVGLAIRPFIDSYLPFFVLTVVLVAGIAVANILLPAWVKEHSRGTNQVRLMMTYTAMLGASGAIGPLSALFFSGSSAWRWALGVWVVPVIVQTIVWAIVLSKTKRDIPSTGVMPDPDELAEASPKANSNPGGSLLKSPTAIAMLLFFGIQSAGAYAQMGWLPAILVEDGVRESTASIALALLGGFNVIGGVLMPWLLSRLNSVVPLPIILGAITTTGWLGVMSAPTAAPLLWASLLGIGGMCFPLALALLTARTRSPLVTARLSGFVQPGGYIIAGIVPLVMGFLYSSTGSWDAALIMVTVMSLALIIFGVRAARNVYIDDELAQQS; encoded by the coding sequence GTGTCTAAAGCCGTCAAAGTAGGGTTTGGACTGGCGGTATTCGCGGTGGCTATAACGGCGATTAACCTGCGTGCGGGTGTGTCATCGCTGGCGCCTGTCATTGGCCAGGTGGCTGAATCCTTCGGGGTGAGCAGCTCCACCGCGGGTATTTTGACCTCTTTGCCGGGATTCTGTTTCGCCATCATGGGGTGGTTGGCGGTGCCGATCGCTCGGCGTTTGGGTCTATCGCCAACGCTCGTGGCGGGCAGCGTGGCGCTGCTAGTTGGTTTGGCAATCCGCCCATTTATAGACAGCTATTTACCGTTCTTTGTGCTGACCGTTGTGCTTGTTGCGGGTATTGCGGTGGCAAATATTTTGCTGCCAGCCTGGGTAAAAGAACACAGCCGAGGCACTAATCAGGTGCGGTTGATGATGACATACACCGCAATGTTGGGCGCCTCCGGCGCGATTGGTCCGCTGTCCGCACTATTTTTCAGCGGCTCCTCTGCATGGCGCTGGGCGCTCGGGGTGTGGGTGGTACCGGTTATTGTCCAAACCATCGTCTGGGCCATTGTGCTCAGCAAGACCAAGCGGGACATTCCCTCCACTGGTGTCATGCCGGATCCGGATGAACTGGCAGAAGCGTCGCCAAAGGCAAACTCCAATCCAGGTGGCTCTTTGCTTAAGTCCCCAACGGCGATTGCCATGCTGCTCTTCTTTGGTATTCAATCCGCCGGCGCCTATGCGCAAATGGGCTGGCTGCCGGCCATCCTCGTTGAAGATGGCGTGAGGGAATCCACGGCCAGCATTGCGCTGGCACTCCTTGGTGGCTTCAACGTCATCGGCGGTGTGCTCATGCCATGGCTGCTGTCGCGTCTCAACAGCGTGGTTCCGCTGCCCATCATCTTGGGCGCAATCACCACCACCGGTTGGCTGGGCGTCATGTCCGCGCCAACTGCAGCACCGTTGCTGTGGGCATCGCTGCTGGGTATCGGCGGCATGTGCTTCCCACTGGCGCTGGCACTGTTGACTGCGCGTACCCGTTCGCCACTGGTGACAGCACGTTTATCCGGATTTGTGCAGCCAGGAGGTTACATCATCGCCGGCATCGTGCCTCTCGTCATGGGCTTCCTTTATTCCTCAACCGGTTCTTGGGACGCAGCATTGATCATGGTCACCGTCATGAGTCTGGCGCTGATTATCTTTGGCGTTCGCGCAGCACGCAACGTCTATATCGATGATGAGCTCGCGCAACAAAGCTAA